The genomic region TGTTACTCGAAGAAATCAATCAGCATGAAGTTAAAGTATTAGCGCGTGGTCCGTTATTTAAAGGGCTGTTAACTCAAAAAAGCGAAAAAGTTTTATCACAAAAATTTGAAGACGGTATATTTGATTACGACTATGATGAATTAAAAGATACTATATTAGAACTACGAGAAAAAGATGCTCATTTATCTGCCCTGACATTTGGCTATTTAAAAAGGTTTAATGCATTAGGCTCAGTTATTGTTGGTGCTAGTGATGTCAATCAATTAAAAGAAAATATAACTCACTTTAATCAGGGTGTGGACGCGCATGCAATTGATGCCGCTAGAAAGATTGTTAAAACACTTAAATATACGCAACATTTAGATTAGAATACCGTATTAGGGCAATAAATATATTTAACAGCTTTATCAGATTTAAATTAGGGTATTATAATACTTAGATAAAGAAATTGTTATGTCGCCTATTGAATATTATTATAATGACTAAAAGATTTTGGGACATTTTGATTTACCCTCTTACAGATAAGTGCTGTTTGAGATGGAGATATTTTGACAATGTAGTACGACTATAATCATTGAGACTCAAATGCATCGTCCCGAATCAGATTCAAAGACTAATAATTAGGAAGTGAATAGTTTATGAAAATTGTTTTTTATGGTGCTGGAAATATGGCGCACGCAATCTTTACGGGTATCGTCAATTCAAATATTTTACCTGCTGAAAATATATATTTAACCAATCGGTCTAATGAAGAAGCGTTAAAATCATATAGCGACGCTCTAGGTGTTCAATATAGCTATGATGATGAACAACTTCTAAAAGATGCAGATTATGTCTTTTTAGGATCAAAACCGCATGATTTTGATCAAATTGCTGAACGTATTCGTAAACATACTGATTCAAATCAAAAATTCATTTCAATCATGGCAGGATTGCCTATTACTTATATACGTGAAAAGTTGACAGTAGACAATCCTATTGCACGAATTATGCCTAATACAAATGCTCATGTAGGTCATTCTGTGACAGGTGTGAGTTTTTCAAGCAACTTTGGACCCAAGTCAAAAGATGAAGTATTAGAAGTGATTAATGCTTTTGGTTCAGCAATTGAAGTTCAAGAAGACCATCTACATCAAGTGACCGCAATTACAGGAAGCGGCCCGGCATTTTTATATCATGTTTTTGAAAAATATGTCTTAGCAGGTACTAAGTTAGGTCTTGAAAAATCACAAGTAGAAGAATCCATTCAAGAATTAATTATAGGGACTAGTAAAATGATTGAACGCTCTGATTTAAGTATGGAACAGCTTAGAAAAAATATAACTTCTAAAGGTGGCACGACTCAAGCAGGACTTAATGCATTGTCTGAATACGATATTGAAGGCATATTTGAAGATTGTTTGAAGGCGGCAGTGACTCGTAGTATTGAATTGTCTTCTCAAGATGAAAACGAATCATAAAAAGTACAATTTAATAAAGACACATACTCTCCCTTCATAGTAAACATTGAAAAGATGCAAACTTTGGAGGGAGTTTTGAGTATGAATCAGTTTTTGTGATGTTTCATTAAAAGGTGTAATAATCAAAATCTGCTACAAATTGAAATGAAGGTGGATTTTTATGCAATAATTGTTTGAATAACAATTGAACATCATCTTTTGTATAGCGATTACTAATATGTGTTAATAGGCCATGCTTCACTTTTGCTTTTTCCAAAAGTTTTAAAACATCATCTATATGGCTGTGGTAATAGTTATTCGCTAGTGTTTTATCTCCTTCTAAAAATGTAGCTTCATGAACTACAACGTCAGCATTTTGCGCTAATATCAGTTCGTTTTTACATGGTTTCGTATCTCCAAATATAGCAACTGTAGGTCCTATTTGATGAGGTCCTTTAAAATCATTTGCGTTATAAGTGATACCATTATGTTCAAATGTTTGACTTTCTTTAATTTGTTGATATTTAGGCCCTGGTTCAATTCCGATGTCTTGAAGTTTTTTTACGTTTAATTTACCAGGTGTTATAGGTGATTCTACACGGTAACCATAACTAGGAATGCCATGATTTAAAGGTAATACTTTAATTTTGAATTGATTGATTTCTAATTCTAATTCATCTATTATTTCTATAATTTCAATAGGATATGTGAGATGGGCATATGACAATGCAAGTGTAGATTCAACGTATGATTTGATTCCTTTAGGTCCGATAATTGTAAGTGGTTTTGCATCGCCACCTTGAAATGATCGGCTAGTTAATACTCCTGGCAAACCATAAATATGATCGCCATGCATATGTGTGATAAAAATATGACTCACTTTTCCTAATTTAATAGAATGATGTAATATTTGATGCTGAGTAGCCTCGCCTACATCAAAAAGCCAAATGTCAGTAGAATAAGGTTCGAGTTTTAAAGCTATTGATTGGGTGTGTCGCTCTTTTGTAGGCAAGCCAGCACTTGTACCGAAAAAAGTTATTTCCATCTCTAAACCTCCTTAGCGATAATATTATCATAAATTAATAAAAAACATGCATGACATTCATTTTTAAAGTAGATTCATATCATTTTAAAGCAGAATATATGACCAAATTCATATAAATGATTTATAATGATGAAAGATATTAAATAAGAATTGAGGTTTTGAATCTTGAATAAGACACATAATCACATTCCAGCGCTTATCACTATATTTGGTGCAACTGGTGATTTAAGTCACCGTAAACTATTTCCGTCATTGTTTCATTTGTATCAACAAGATCATTTGAATGAACAAATAGCTATTATTGGTATTGGTAGACGTCAACTTTCAAATGATGACTTCAGAGCGCAAGTTAAAAAGTCTATACAAGCGCACGTCCAAGATACAAAACATTTAGATAAGTTTTTGCAACATGTTTTCTATCAACCCCATGATGTAAATGATGAAGCAAGCTATAAGAAATTGCTTAAACTAAGTGAATCTCTCGACGAAGAATTTTCTCTCGGTGGTAATCGCCTGTTCTATTTAGCGATGGCACCTCAATTTTTCGGTATTGTGACAGATTATTTAAAATCATCGGGTCTAACCCAAACAAGTGGCTTTAAACGTTTAGTGATTGAAAAGCCTTTTGGAAGTGACCTCGCTTCAGCAGAATTATTAAATGAGCAAATTAGACGATCTTTTAAAGAAGAAGAAATTTTTAGAATCGATCACTATTTAGGAAAAGATATGGTTCAAAATATCGAAGTGTTGCGATTTAGTAATGCTATGTTTGAACCTTTATGGAATAATAAGTATATTTCTAACATTCAAGTGACGTCATCAGAAATTTTAGGTGTAGAAGATCGTGGTGGTTATTATGAATCAAGCGGCGCATTAAAAGATATGGTTCAAAATCATATGCTTCAAATGGTTGCTTTACTTGCTATGGAACCACCAATTAGTCTCGAAAGTGATGATATACGTTCTGAAAAAGTAAAAGTATTAAAATCACTACAAGTACTTGAGCCAGAAGAAGTTCAAAATCATTTTGTGAGAGGGCAATATGATGAAGGTACAATTAACGGACAAACTGTTAAAGCATACCGTAATGAAGATAAAGTATCATCGACTTCTGTAACGCCGACATTTGTGTCTGGAAAAGTTTTAATCAATAATTTTAGATGGGCTGGTGTCCCGTTCTACATTCGTACTGGAAAAAGAATGAAGCGAAAATCAATTCAAGTTGTTGTGGAATTTAAAGAAGTACCTATGAATCTTTATTA from Staphylococcus felis harbors:
- the proC gene encoding pyrroline-5-carboxylate reductase, giving the protein MKIVFYGAGNMAHAIFTGIVNSNILPAENIYLTNRSNEEALKSYSDALGVQYSYDDEQLLKDADYVFLGSKPHDFDQIAERIRKHTDSNQKFISIMAGLPITYIREKLTVDNPIARIMPNTNAHVGHSVTGVSFSSNFGPKSKDEVLEVINAFGSAIEVQEDHLHQVTAITGSGPAFLYHVFEKYVLAGTKLGLEKSQVEESIQELIIGTSKMIERSDLSMEQLRKNITSKGGTTQAGLNALSEYDIEGIFEDCLKAAVTRSIELSSQDENES
- the rnz gene encoding ribonuclease Z, with the protein product MEITFFGTSAGLPTKERHTQSIALKLEPYSTDIWLFDVGEATQHQILHHSIKLGKVSHIFITHMHGDHIYGLPGVLTSRSFQGGDAKPLTIIGPKGIKSYVESTLALSYAHLTYPIEIIEIIDELELEINQFKIKVLPLNHGIPSYGYRVESPITPGKLNVKKLQDIGIEPGPKYQQIKESQTFEHNGITYNANDFKGPHQIGPTVAIFGDTKPCKNELILAQNADVVVHEATFLEGDKTLANNYYHSHIDDVLKLLEKAKVKHGLLTHISNRYTKDDVQLLFKQLLHKNPPSFQFVADFDYYTF
- the zwf gene encoding glucose-6-phosphate dehydrogenase, with the protein product MNKTHNHIPALITIFGATGDLSHRKLFPSLFHLYQQDHLNEQIAIIGIGRRQLSNDDFRAQVKKSIQAHVQDTKHLDKFLQHVFYQPHDVNDEASYKKLLKLSESLDEEFSLGGNRLFYLAMAPQFFGIVTDYLKSSGLTQTSGFKRLVIEKPFGSDLASAELLNEQIRRSFKEEEIFRIDHYLGKDMVQNIEVLRFSNAMFEPLWNNKYISNIQVTSSEILGVEDRGGYYESSGALKDMVQNHMLQMVALLAMEPPISLESDDIRSEKVKVLKSLQVLEPEEVQNHFVRGQYDEGTINGQTVKAYRNEDKVSSTSVTPTFVSGKVLINNFRWAGVPFYIRTGKRMKRKSIQVVVEFKEVPMNLYYEKDKHLDSNLLVINIQPNEGVSIHLNGKKYVQGIETEPVQLSYSMSAQDKMNTVDAYENLLFDCLKGDATNFTHWEELKATWKFVDAIQEQWDKFDPEFPNYESGTNGPLESNLLLSRDGFKWWDDIQ